From a single Candidatus Sulfotelmatobacter sp. genomic region:
- a CDS encoding PilZ domain-containing protein, which translates to MSAPAPAPRATLDLKVRVWGMGANNQPFFQNAMAQNVSVTGACLFGIEPDLKVGDVIGVQYETKKARCRVVWVVDAGALKKTQVGVTLVADQDCPWAAALPADLKPDERTEQRHDNRRKFLRHRINYPLELRDERVNTPMRVNATDVSGNGCYVETVMPLPIGTALRVDLWIEDDHLTPSAVVRTRDPGVGMGIEFTGMPEESKKRFQAHLDKMDPGISFGHKESI; encoded by the coding sequence ATGTCGGCCCCAGCGCCTGCTCCGCGCGCGACTCTGGACTTAAAGGTCCGGGTATGGGGCATGGGCGCGAATAACCAGCCGTTTTTCCAGAATGCAATGGCGCAGAACGTGAGCGTGACCGGCGCCTGTCTCTTTGGCATTGAGCCCGATCTGAAAGTGGGTGATGTGATCGGCGTGCAGTATGAGACAAAGAAAGCTCGTTGCAGGGTGGTCTGGGTCGTCGATGCGGGAGCATTGAAGAAAACTCAGGTAGGCGTGACGCTGGTCGCCGACCAGGATTGTCCATGGGCTGCGGCTCTTCCCGCCGACTTGAAACCGGACGAACGGACCGAGCAGCGCCACGACAACCGGAGAAAATTTCTTCGCCACCGGATTAATTATCCTCTGGAGCTGCGCGACGAGCGCGTGAATACTCCCATGCGAGTCAACGCCACCGACGTCAGCGGCAATGGCTGCTATGTTGAGACCGTCATGCCTCTGCCGATCGGCACCGCGCTACGAGTGGACTTGTGGATTGAAGATGACCATCTCACGCCGAGCGCCGTGGTTCGCACCCGCGATCCTGGGGTGGGCATGGGCATCGAGTTCACCGGAATGCCGGAAGAATCGAAGAAGCGCTTTCAGGCTCATCTCGACAAAATGGACCCTGGCATTTCCTTTGGGCACAAAGAAAGCATCTAG
- a CDS encoding PEP-CTERM sorting domain-containing protein (PEP-CTERM proteins occur, often in large numbers, in the proteomes of bacteria that also encode an exosortase, a predicted intramembrane cysteine proteinase. The presence of a PEP-CTERM domain at a protein's C-terminus predicts cleavage within the sorting domain, followed by covalent anchoring to some some component of the (usually Gram-negative) cell surface. Many PEP-CTERM proteins exhibit an unusual sequence composition that includes large numbers of potential glycosylation sites. Expression of one such protein has been shown restore the ability of a bacterium to form floc, a type of biofilm.): MKNTKKHTTLWSLALLVGLLAGTALTASAQSQISLGGGSQNVTFAPGGITSAWVSFGNCNGVTCSVGGAGAFSASPFALGVGKLADSNSAANSTFTFTSEVGTTGPVPGALALTLADGSSHPQFNIGPGDLRGGGADLSYMLNQLLCSSSTSGRCALQTISSTADGMHWDHWRHAKLTVAPEPTAAFLLGTGLLGIALLRRRKLAQPEA, from the coding sequence GTGAAAAATACAAAGAAACACACGACCCTGTGGTCGTTAGCTCTACTTGTCGGTCTCCTGGCCGGGACCGCATTGACCGCGTCAGCTCAAAGTCAGATTAGTCTGGGCGGCGGAAGCCAAAACGTTACCTTTGCCCCTGGCGGCATAACTTCGGCCTGGGTCTCATTCGGAAACTGTAACGGCGTCACCTGCTCAGTGGGAGGGGCTGGCGCGTTCAGCGCTTCACCATTTGCGCTCGGGGTCGGGAAACTGGCCGACTCCAACAGCGCGGCGAACAGTACGTTCACCTTCACGAGTGAAGTCGGAACGACCGGTCCCGTCCCGGGGGCCTTGGCGCTTACCTTGGCGGATGGAAGTTCACACCCGCAATTCAACATCGGGCCGGGGGACTTGCGCGGCGGCGGCGCCGATCTAAGTTACATGTTGAACCAGTTGCTTTGTTCTTCCTCCACTAGCGGTCGCTGCGCATTGCAGACCATCTCCAGCACTGCCGATGGTATGCACTGGGATCACTGGCGGCATGCGAAGCTGACGGTTGCGCCCGAACCTACGGCAGCGTTCCTGCTCGGGACTGGGTTGCTTGGCATCGCGTTACTGCGGCGCCGCAAACTGGCTCAGCCTGAAGCGTAA
- a CDS encoding histidine kinase — MEQRLILINLLVKLGVAAAVSSTLVRSKEFKLLLFREERTFRQKIYLVLWFGLPIMVGVWIRMWQKSFLAGDLSFETTILLGMVGGRWAGSLGGVLMAFPAMLHGEWATLPFLLLCGFISGQFRTMALDKDDIWSFTPFIDQSIFRLIRRNLPRPRLFDWQIIFFTTVIGLRFVQTELVDYFPHSMFALESLDNWWVESAIYAASVMAIGIELKIFNSVRIQIKLEEQERLLLHARMEALQNQINPHFLFNTLNSISSLVRFDPDMAREVIFKLATILRRLLNSSEAFAPLREEFEFIDNYLDIEVVRFGRDKLRVVKEFDPATLDVVVPSMLLQPLVENSIKHGLGPKVEGGSIYLRSRMVDSRLIIEVEDDGVGMGSTHLEESSSWSGMGIGMANISERLQVLYGDTARMTIDSHEGKGTLVRIRLPLVEAASSVPEGFYAERSSTRR; from the coding sequence ATGGAACAGCGCCTCATCCTCATCAACTTGCTGGTCAAGCTGGGCGTGGCCGCGGCTGTATCCAGCACGCTGGTGCGTTCCAAGGAATTCAAGCTTCTGTTGTTTCGCGAGGAGCGCACTTTCCGGCAGAAGATTTACCTCGTCCTTTGGTTCGGCTTGCCGATCATGGTCGGCGTTTGGATCCGGATGTGGCAGAAAAGTTTTCTAGCCGGTGATCTTAGCTTCGAAACCACCATTCTCCTGGGAATGGTGGGCGGGCGTTGGGCCGGCTCGCTCGGCGGCGTGCTCATGGCCTTTCCCGCTATGTTGCACGGCGAGTGGGCCACGCTTCCTTTCCTGCTGCTCTGCGGATTTATCTCCGGCCAGTTTCGTACCATGGCGCTCGATAAGGACGATATCTGGTCGTTCACTCCATTCATCGACCAAAGTATTTTTCGGCTCATCCGCCGCAATCTGCCCCGGCCTCGACTTTTCGACTGGCAGATTATTTTCTTCACCACCGTGATCGGTCTGCGTTTCGTGCAAACCGAACTGGTCGATTATTTTCCGCATTCGATGTTTGCGCTGGAGAGTCTGGACAACTGGTGGGTGGAGAGCGCCATCTACGCCGCGTCGGTGATGGCGATCGGCATCGAGCTGAAGATTTTTAACAGCGTCCGCATCCAAATCAAGCTGGAAGAGCAAGAGCGCCTTCTGCTGCACGCCCGCATGGAGGCCTTGCAGAACCAGATCAATCCGCACTTTCTATTCAATACTTTGAATTCGATCTCATCGCTAGTGCGCTTCGACCCAGACATGGCGCGGGAAGTGATCTTCAAGCTGGCGACGATTTTGCGCCGCCTGCTCAACAGCAGCGAGGCGTTTGCACCTTTACGGGAAGAATTCGAATTCATCGACAACTATCTCGACATTGAAGTCGTGCGCTTCGGGCGCGATAAACTTCGCGTGGTCAAAGAGTTCGATCCTGCCACGCTCGACGTGGTCGTCCCCAGCATGCTGCTACAGCCGCTGGTCGAAAACTCCATTAAGCACGGCCTGGGGCCGAAAGTGGAGGGCGGCAGCATTTATCTTCGCAGCCGTATGGTCGACTCCCGCCTCATCATCGAAGTCGAAGATGACGGCGTCGGTATGGGCTCCACTCACCTGGAAGAGAGCAGCAGTTGGTCGGGTATGGGCATCGGCATGGCTAACATCTCCGAGCGCCTGCAGGTGCTTTACGGAGACACCGCGCGCATGACTATCGACAGTCACGAAGGGAAGGGAACTCTGGTTCGCATCCGCCTGCCGCTCGTCGAAGCGGCGAGTTCCGTGCCGGAAGGCTTCTATGCCGAGCGCTCCAGCACGCGCCGGTAA
- a CDS encoding tetratricopeptide repeat protein, with protein sequence MRRIIALGPVLLAILCSLACSRSPEVSKRRYLESGQSYVKKGKYQEARIQFLHAVQIDPRYVEANYELAQVNVSLQKWSEALSALQRTVELDTSRLDARLNLAQIYLSARQYDRAQAEARAVIERDAGNVGALQVLGAALAGQDKNDDALAAFQRIAELTPGDASSFENLALLEIGLRRYDAALDHLRKAIAADPKFEQGYANLATFFRMRGQLPEAKQALAEGVRHNPDYPALYVLWAEILAGEKLPTDAEAVLQKLRDRAGRSGQAEIAVEVNIAIGDYYLGHNQAQPALTAYRSALSASPNNNEVKNHLVEAYLAANRAKEALALNQEVLRNDPADAAAKLHRGSMLLLTAKKEDSVAELRRLVSNNPESPQAHYFLGLAYWRSGNLASAQSELQEAVSAFPDFLLALRSLANLHLSQDDLPAAKELAQHGVQVLPGDVDGHLLLGSVLLRQGDIAGAEHEFRVAQSLAPLNAEPHYQSGLAFMAANQWQEGEREFEDALRLDPQFSGALAQLVDSMVARNQRAAAIRRAQKYTNANSSDASGHLILGSLYLGGKRYEDAQRELARATELDPSMTAAYLRMGQLLQEKGEIDAAIASYDKAGELQPNFPPLITLLGNLYLSKGDLPGARQRYERALGINPNFSLAAANLALVEARQGNNLNVALGLAQRAKELAPEVESINDTLAWIEYLKGATNDAVPLLQDCVRKAPEQPLYHYHLGMALLADGAKRQAKTQLDTALRLNLAGDDALQARKALAQLD encoded by the coding sequence TTGCGTCGCATAATTGCATTGGGACCGGTTCTTCTGGCGATCCTGTGTTCTCTCGCTTGCAGCCGCAGCCCCGAGGTCAGCAAGCGGCGATATCTCGAGAGCGGGCAGTCTTACGTCAAGAAGGGCAAGTATCAGGAAGCTCGCATTCAGTTTCTGCACGCGGTGCAGATCGACCCTCGGTATGTCGAGGCCAACTACGAATTGGCGCAAGTTAACGTCAGTCTTCAGAAATGGAGTGAGGCGCTTTCTGCTCTGCAACGCACGGTCGAACTAGATACCAGTCGCCTGGACGCACGGCTGAATCTCGCGCAGATTTATCTTTCCGCTCGCCAGTACGATCGCGCCCAGGCCGAAGCCAGAGCTGTGATTGAAAGGGACGCGGGCAATGTCGGAGCCCTCCAGGTATTGGGCGCGGCCCTCGCCGGACAAGACAAGAATGACGACGCTCTGGCCGCCTTTCAAAGAATCGCAGAACTGACCCCTGGTGACGCCTCTTCTTTCGAAAATCTCGCGCTTCTTGAGATCGGCTTGCGGCGCTATGATGCCGCCCTCGATCATCTCCGCAAGGCAATCGCGGCGGATCCGAAGTTCGAGCAAGGCTATGCGAACCTTGCGACCTTCTTCCGCATGCGAGGTCAACTACCCGAAGCGAAACAAGCGCTCGCGGAAGGTGTCCGGCATAACCCGGACTATCCCGCGCTGTATGTTCTGTGGGCGGAGATCCTCGCGGGCGAAAAGCTTCCCACAGACGCCGAGGCCGTACTACAGAAGCTGAGGGACCGCGCCGGACGGTCAGGCCAAGCCGAAATCGCAGTCGAAGTCAATATTGCAATCGGGGATTACTATCTCGGGCACAACCAGGCGCAACCAGCCCTGACGGCCTATCGGAGCGCGTTATCGGCCTCGCCGAACAACAACGAAGTGAAGAACCATCTGGTCGAAGCCTATCTCGCCGCCAATCGAGCCAAAGAAGCGCTGGCCCTGAACCAGGAAGTGCTGCGCAACGACCCCGCGGATGCGGCTGCGAAACTGCACCGGGGAAGCATGCTTTTGCTTACCGCCAAGAAAGAGGATTCCGTCGCCGAGTTGCGCCGACTGGTCAGCAATAATCCAGAATCGCCGCAAGCTCACTACTTTCTCGGTTTGGCCTACTGGCGAAGCGGGAACCTGGCTTCGGCTCAGTCGGAGTTACAGGAAGCGGTAAGTGCATTTCCCGACTTCTTGCTCGCCCTGCGCAGTCTGGCCAATCTTCACTTGTCGCAGGACGATCTGCCCGCCGCGAAAGAATTGGCTCAGCATGGCGTACAAGTGCTTCCTGGCGATGTGGACGGCCATTTGCTGCTGGGAAGCGTGCTGTTGCGGCAAGGCGATATCGCAGGTGCCGAACACGAGTTCCGAGTCGCCCAGAGCCTGGCGCCCCTCAACGCCGAACCCCATTACCAGTCCGGGCTTGCCTTCATGGCGGCGAACCAATGGCAGGAAGGCGAGCGTGAATTTGAAGACGCTCTGCGCTTGGACCCGCAATTCAGCGGGGCGCTCGCCCAGTTGGTCGATTCCATGGTAGCGCGCAACCAGCGCGCTGCCGCCATCCGCCGCGCTCAAAAATATACAAACGCAAATTCCTCCGACGCCAGCGGCCATCTCATTCTGGGTTCGTTGTATTTGGGCGGCAAGCGTTATGAGGACGCGCAACGCGAGCTTGCCAGAGCCACTGAACTCGATCCCTCGATGACCGCTGCGTATCTGCGAATGGGGCAACTGCTTCAAGAAAAGGGCGAAATCGACGCGGCCATTGCCAGCTATGACAAGGCCGGCGAACTACAGCCCAACTTCCCTCCTCTGATTACTCTGCTCGGCAACCTGTACCTGTCGAAAGGTGACTTGCCTGGCGCGCGTCAGCGGTATGAACGCGCCCTCGGGATCAACCCGAATTTTTCCCTTGCGGCCGCCAATCTGGCCTTGGTCGAGGCCAGGCAAGGCAACAACTTAAACGTCGCTCTCGGTCTCGCACAACGGGCCAAAGAACTAGCCCCCGAGGTGGAGAGCATCAATGACACGCTGGCCTGGATCGAGTATCTGAAAGGCGCCACAAACGATGCCGTTCCCCTGCTTCAGGACTGCGTGCGCAAGGCTCCCGAGCAGCCGCTTTACCACTATCACCTGGGAATGGCTTTACTGGCGGATGGAGCGAAACGACAGGCGAAAACGCAACTCGACACCGCATTGCGCCTGAATCTCGCCGGGGACGATGCGCTCCAGGCCCGCAAGGCTCTGGCACAACTGGATTGA
- a CDS encoding ChbG/HpnK family deacetylase: protein MRRLIVNADDFGYTAGVNRAIVEAHRHGVVTSSTLMANGAAFADAARLAPAVPQLSIGCHVVLTDGDPVLPAKQLPSLTSAAHFRDGMVAFAARAIAGAMNADEIVAEATAQIRKIQSAGIVVSHIDTHKHTHLFPTILRPLLRAAAACGVRAVRNPFGPRLPLQSSHLLSRPGLWARYVEVRILNGFAGKFHAAVLQEGFACPDGTLGVVVTGALDETLFPAIARSIPEGTWEFVCHPGYNDPDLQAAATRLRQSRETELRVLTLPAARQVLAQENIELISYRELATKAGVSQPS from the coding sequence GTGCGGCGGTTGATCGTCAACGCGGACGATTTTGGCTACACTGCGGGCGTGAACCGGGCTATCGTTGAGGCTCACAGGCATGGCGTCGTCACTTCTTCCACGCTGATGGCCAATGGCGCGGCCTTCGCCGACGCGGCGCGACTCGCTCCTGCTGTTCCGCAACTCAGCATCGGTTGCCATGTTGTGCTCACGGACGGCGATCCTGTTCTGCCCGCCAAACAACTCCCTTCACTCACCTCAGCCGCGCACTTTCGCGATGGCATGGTGGCGTTCGCCGCGCGCGCGATTGCTGGCGCCATGAATGCCGACGAAATCGTCGCCGAGGCCACGGCACAAATCCGCAAAATCCAGTCTGCCGGCATTGTCGTTTCTCACATCGACACTCACAAACATACCCACTTGTTTCCGACGATTCTGCGGCCGCTGCTGCGCGCGGCGGCGGCCTGCGGTGTGCGCGCCGTACGCAATCCCTTTGGCCCGCGGTTACCGTTGCAATCGAGTCACCTGCTGTCGCGCCCGGGGCTTTGGGCACGCTACGTCGAAGTAAGGATCCTGAACGGGTTCGCCGGAAAGTTCCATGCGGCAGTACTCCAGGAAGGCTTCGCTTGTCCCGACGGCACACTGGGAGTGGTGGTTACCGGAGCGCTCGACGAAACATTGTTCCCGGCTATCGCCCGCAGCATTCCTGAAGGCACGTGGGAATTTGTCTGCCATCCCGGCTATAACGATCCCGATCTTCAAGCCGCCGCAACCCGGCTTCGCCAATCGCGGGAGACGGAGTTGCGCGTCCTGACTTTGCCCGCAGCCCGGCAAGTGCTGGCGCAGGAAAATATTGAGCTCATTTCTTATCGCGAACTCGCAACAAAAGCCGGAGTAAGCCAGCCGTCGTAA
- a CDS encoding D-2-hydroxyacid dehydrogenase — translation MKLLIVVHHRFDLWKVPAWFGERLAQEFPQVQIRLRDSYEGIEADLRDAEIIFTISLRPEQLAATRNLGWVHAPSAAVHQLLFPELIDSDIVVTNSREVHGPVVAEHVMALVFALAKKIPQAVLFQKQHIWAQEKIWNDGPHPREISGATLGLIGVGSIGRRVAQMAAALRMRVIAVREHMEKEKPEGVDFVFPTSALDQLLKQSDYVVLAAPLIPATEKLISADRLATMKPGACLINVGRGAQVDEAALAQALRTRHIAGAALDVFELEPLPADSPLWSVENLLITPHTAGLTEKLWHRHYDLFSDNLRRYLAHEPLRFVVDKHKGY, via the coding sequence ATGAAGCTGCTGATTGTCGTGCATCACCGCTTTGATTTGTGGAAGGTGCCCGCCTGGTTCGGGGAGCGGCTGGCGCAGGAATTTCCGCAGGTACAGATCAGGCTGCGCGACAGCTATGAGGGCATCGAGGCAGATCTTCGCGACGCTGAAATCATCTTCACCATCTCGCTGCGGCCCGAACAACTGGCCGCGACCCGCAATCTGGGGTGGGTGCACGCTCCCAGCGCCGCCGTGCATCAGTTGCTGTTTCCGGAATTGATCGACAGCGACATTGTCGTCACAAACTCGCGGGAAGTCCACGGTCCGGTCGTCGCCGAGCATGTGATGGCATTGGTCTTCGCGCTGGCGAAAAAGATTCCGCAGGCCGTTCTCTTCCAGAAGCAACATATCTGGGCTCAGGAGAAAATCTGGAACGATGGACCGCATCCCCGCGAAATCTCGGGTGCTACTCTGGGCCTGATCGGCGTCGGAAGCATCGGACGCCGGGTGGCACAGATGGCCGCGGCTCTGCGCATGCGCGTAATCGCCGTGCGCGAGCACATGGAAAAAGAAAAGCCGGAAGGTGTTGACTTCGTATTCCCGACGTCGGCGCTCGACCAACTCCTGAAGCAGTCTGACTATGTGGTATTAGCTGCCCCGCTGATTCCCGCCACGGAAAAACTCATCAGCGCCGATCGCCTCGCCACGATGAAACCCGGCGCGTGCCTGATCAATGTCGGCCGCGGCGCGCAGGTCGATGAAGCCGCGCTCGCGCAGGCGCTGCGAACACGCCACATCGCCGGAGCCGCGCTCGACGTATTTGAACTCGAACCGCTACCCGCCGACTCTCCACTATGGTCCGTAGAGAATCTGCTGATCACGCCGCATACCGCAGGCCTCACCGAAAAGCTCTGGCATCGGCACTACGATCTATTCTCCGACAATCTCCGCCGCTATCTGGCGCATGAGCCGCTGCGCTTCGTGGTCGACAAGCACAAGGGATACTGA
- a CDS encoding transposase has translation MPTGLHRTYGAHHLHFITCSCYRRLPLLNSARTRDRFLSILEQTRQRYRFVVVGYVIMPEHIHLLVTEPEVGTPSTVMQVLKQRTARALLPKRKRRNPRQRNLFEQEPRRAFWQARFYDFNVWTTKKRVEKLRYMHRNPVKRALVTSPEQWRWSSYRFYLLEEAGPVRVNEGWPEISFRDQIA, from the coding sequence ATGCCCACTGGCCTGCATCGAACTTACGGCGCCCACCACCTGCACTTTATCACTTGTTCCTGCTATCGACGGCTCCCTTTGCTCAACTCGGCGCGGACTCGCGACCGATTCCTCTCCATCCTCGAACAGACGCGACAGCGCTACCGCTTTGTCGTGGTCGGATACGTCATCATGCCGGAACATATTCATCTTCTCGTCACCGAACCAGAGGTGGGAACTCCTTCTACGGTGATGCAAGTCTTGAAACAGCGCACGGCCCGCGCCTTGTTGCCGAAGCGCAAGCGAAGGAATCCGCGACAGCGAAACCTGTTCGAACAAGAGCCACGTCGAGCCTTCTGGCAGGCGCGCTTCTACGATTTCAATGTTTGGACGACGAAAAAGCGGGTTGAGAAATTGCGCTACATGCACCGCAATCCGGTCAAGCGGGCACTCGTGACGTCCCCGGAACAATGGCGCTGGAGCAGCTATCGGTTCTATCTGTTGGAGGAGGCCGGCCCGGTGCGCGTGAATGAGGGCTGGCCGGAGATTTCCTTTCGTGATCAAATAGCCTAA
- a CDS encoding choice-of-anchor tandem repeat GloVer-containing protein, which produces MTNFGWTSAIYLLLIVCVVGAASSNAQTFTTLVNFNIVNGSSPYASLVQGTDGSFYGTTTYGGPTSCESPNGCGTVFRVTPGGTLTTLHKFCRQTNCADGANPQGTLVLAVNGNFYGTTSGGGANSGGTIFKITTRGALTTLYSFCAQTNCADGSSPRSLTLGTDGSLYGTTVFGGADASCYLCGTVFKMTPSGQLTTLHSFDGTDGASPRSLIQGSDGNFYGTTYGDDATNCEETGVNCGTVFKMTPAGVLTTLHAFSYIDGAGPIGALVESKTGNFSGTANYGGTVLDVCDVGCGTIFKVTSTGKFTSLQNFSWGNGSIPFAGLILATDGNYYGTTSSGAPSGNGNIYEVGSGRGIDSLYAFEDSYFSIAGLLQATNGTFYGSTAGDGNTSFGTIFSENTGLGPFIAFVSPAGSVGKKAQILGQGLTGTTSVTFNGVPATSFTVVADTYMTAVVPNGATTGKVVVTTPSGTLTSNVNFRIIK; this is translated from the coding sequence ATGACTAACTTCGGATGGACGTCTGCAATCTATCTGCTCTTGATCGTTTGCGTGGTTGGGGCAGCGTCCTCGAATGCCCAGACTTTCACAACATTGGTGAACTTCAATATAGTAAACGGCTCCAGCCCCTATGCGTCGCTCGTCCAGGGAACTGACGGCAGTTTTTACGGAACTACGACCTACGGAGGTCCCACCTCGTGCGAGTCGCCGAACGGATGCGGTACCGTATTCAGAGTTACCCCAGGTGGAACCCTCACGACGCTTCACAAGTTTTGCCGTCAAACGAACTGCGCCGACGGAGCAAATCCGCAAGGAACCCTGGTGCTGGCTGTTAATGGAAACTTCTACGGAACCACCAGCGGCGGAGGAGCAAACTCCGGCGGCACGATTTTTAAGATCACCACACGGGGCGCGTTGACCACGCTCTACAGCTTCTGCGCCCAAACCAACTGCGCAGATGGCTCCTCTCCTCGATCACTGACCCTGGGAACCGACGGGAGCCTTTACGGAACCACCGTTTTCGGCGGTGCGGATGCATCCTGCTATCTGTGTGGGACCGTCTTCAAAATGACACCGAGCGGCCAACTCACTACGCTGCACAGTTTTGACGGCACCGATGGTGCCTCTCCCCGTTCATTGATTCAGGGCAGCGATGGCAACTTCTACGGAACCACCTACGGCGACGATGCGACTAACTGCGAAGAGACCGGAGTCAACTGCGGCACTGTATTCAAAATGACGCCCGCGGGCGTTCTGACAACGCTGCATGCTTTCAGCTATATCGATGGCGCCGGACCCATTGGGGCGCTGGTCGAGTCCAAGACAGGAAACTTTTCCGGGACTGCAAACTACGGTGGCACCGTGCTTGATGTATGCGACGTCGGTTGCGGCACGATCTTTAAGGTCACCTCGACAGGGAAGTTCACCTCACTGCAGAACTTCAGTTGGGGTAACGGTTCTATTCCCTTTGCGGGATTAATTTTGGCGACGGATGGAAATTACTACGGGACAACGTCTAGCGGTGCCCCATCGGGAAACGGCAATATTTACGAAGTCGGCTCGGGCCGCGGGATCGACAGTCTATATGCCTTCGAGGACAGCTACTTTTCGATAGCCGGGCTACTTCAGGCTACCAACGGCACTTTTTACGGGAGCACCGCTGGGGACGGCAACACTTCCTTCGGCACCATCTTCAGCGAGAATACCGGCCTTGGGCCGTTCATCGCCTTCGTGAGCCCCGCTGGCAGCGTTGGTAAGAAAGCTCAGATTCTCGGGCAGGGACTGACCGGGACAACATCCGTGACCTTCAACGGCGTCCCCGCGACGAGTTTCACCGTCGTAGCGGACACCTACATGACCGCCGTCGTTCCGAATGGCGCCACCACCGGGAAAGTCGTGGTCACCACTCCATCTGGAACCCTAACCAGCAATGTCAACTTCCGGATTATCAAGTAA
- the bshA gene encoding N-acetyl-alpha-D-glucosaminyl L-malate synthase BshA → MKIGITCYPTYGGSGVVATELGLELAQRGHEIHFISYAQPIRLRGEEPNIHYHEVEVSRYPLFDYPPYDLALATRMAEVAQLYDLDLLHVHYAIPHSVSALLARQMMAEGPRGRRLPFVTTLHGTDITLVGLDRSYLPITRYSIQQSDGVTAISNYLKDRTQRVFDVKNSIEVIYNSVNCDVYRRNPETFAEMRKEYAPNGERVLVHLSNFRPVKRLTDVIEIFDRVHKKMPSRLLLIGDGPDRSVAEWLAVQKGIHSDVLFLGKQDQIQEKVSIADIMLIPSELESFGLAALEAMACEVVPISTRAGGVPEVIDHGRSGYLADVGDVETMARYAIDLLSNEQLLRTMGKQAREAAMERFCSTKIVKQYEDFYRRVLERSA, encoded by the coding sequence ATGAAGATTGGGATCACGTGTTATCCGACGTATGGCGGCAGCGGTGTGGTCGCCACCGAGTTGGGGCTGGAGCTGGCGCAGCGCGGGCACGAGATCCATTTCATCTCGTATGCGCAGCCGATTCGGTTGCGGGGCGAAGAACCGAATATCCACTATCACGAAGTGGAAGTGTCGCGTTATCCGTTGTTCGATTATCCTCCGTACGATCTGGCGCTGGCGACGCGCATGGCCGAGGTGGCGCAGCTTTATGATCTCGACTTGCTGCACGTACACTACGCGATTCCGCATTCGGTGAGCGCGCTGTTGGCGCGGCAGATGATGGCGGAGGGACCGCGTGGACGCCGCTTGCCTTTTGTTACGACTTTGCACGGCACCGACATCACGCTGGTCGGCCTCGACCGTTCCTATCTGCCGATCACGCGCTATTCGATTCAGCAGAGCGACGGGGTTACGGCGATCTCGAACTATCTGAAAGACCGCACGCAGCGCGTGTTCGACGTGAAGAACAGCATCGAGGTGATTTATAACTCGGTCAATTGCGATGTTTACCGCCGCAACCCGGAAACTTTTGCGGAAATGCGAAAGGAATATGCGCCTAACGGCGAGCGCGTGCTGGTGCATTTGTCTAACTTTCGTCCGGTGAAGCGCTTGACTGATGTGATTGAAATTTTCGACCGGGTTCACAAGAAGATGCCGTCGAGATTGCTGCTGATCGGCGATGGCCCCGACCGTTCTGTCGCGGAGTGGCTGGCGGTGCAAAAGGGCATTCACAGCGACGTGCTGTTTCTGGGCAAGCAGGATCAGATTCAGGAGAAGGTATCGATAGCCGACATTATGCTGATTCCGAGCGAACTGGAATCCTTTGGGCTGGCGGCGCTGGAGGCGATGGCGTGCGAGGTGGTCCCGATCTCGACGCGGGCCGGCGGCGTACCGGAGGTCATCGACCACGGCAGGAGCGGATATCTCGCCGACGTGGGAGACGTAGAGACGATGGCGCGGTACGCCATCGATCTGCTGAGCAACGAGCAACTTCTGCGGACCATGGGGAAACAGGCGCGGGAGGCGGCGATGGAGCGGTTCTGCTCGACCAAGATTGTGAAACAGTACGAGGATTTTTACCGGCGCGTGCTGGAGCGCTCGGCATAG